The proteins below are encoded in one region of Apium graveolens cultivar Ventura chromosome 4, ASM990537v1, whole genome shotgun sequence:
- the LOC141721062 gene encoding uncharacterized protein LOC141721062 isoform X1 — protein MSYGNGTNNSVTNQRYRQPGDSRQVYGSALYAPISYERNDLPLIPHSHSFGARPNAIGAINHWVANQDRARTEPSSTIRRPAGTATLHSPVRIIVLSNVRGTDVYPGLIPEFSPWVTDPSPAPQSQDHILFPAQARPTQDESRLTPEEQEESLKKLKREIYNPTAKKMMQRISLYYREKNVRNSSNEKEKESDEDGKNCAICLEDFEPRQIVMLTPCNHMFHEECIVPWVKSHGQCPVCRFSICDRIKNRTPVALNTNHVNVSNPSSGETDIMSIIRAMGEAYF, from the exons TAACAAACCAGAGGTATAGGCAGCCTGGAGACTCTAGACAGGTATATGGCAGTGCCTTGTATGCTCCCATCAGCTATGAAAGGAACGACTTGCCTTTGATTCCACATTCCCATTCTTTTGGGGCTCGTCCG AATGCTATTGGAGCTATTAATCATTGGGTGGCTAACCAGGATAGAGCCAGGACAGAACCTTCTAGCACGATCAG GAGGCCAGCAGGCACAGCCACATTACATTCACCAGTGCGAATTATAGTCCTTAGTAATGTCAGGGGCACAGACGTATACCCTGGATTGATTCCTGAATTTTCTCCATGGGTCACAGACCCATCCCCAGCCCCACAATCACAAGATCATATTCTCTTTCCTGCACAAGCACGTCCTACACAAGATGAATCGAGATTGACCCCGGAAGAGCAAGAAGAATCCCTGAAGAAACTGAAGAGGGAAATTTACAACCCTACAGCAAAAAAGATGATGCAAAGAATAAGTTTGTATTACAGAgaaaaaaatgttagaaatagttcaaatgaaaaagaaaaagagtcAGATGAAGATGGTAAAAACTGCGCAATCTGCCTAGAAGACTTTGAGCCTCGTCAAATAGTGATGCTCACTCCTTGTAATCATATGTTCCATGAAGAGTGCATTGTCCCATGGGTGAAGAGCCACGGACAATGCCCAGTTTGCAGGTTTTCTATATGCGATAGAATAAAAAACCGAACACCAGTAGCCTTAAACACAAACCATGTAAACGTTAGCAATCCATCATCAGGAGAGACAGATATTATGTCCATCATAAGAGCAATGGGAGAAGCGTATTTTTGA